The following nucleotide sequence is from Gordonia jinghuaiqii.
CGAGAAGCATCGCCAGCACCGCGGTGTCGGGGTCGGCGTTGGGGTCGATTCCGATCTGGTTCCGCAGGTTCACCACCGTGCCGTCGGCCTCCGCCTCGGCCCAGCCGGCCCGGTGCTCGAGTCCGAGTTGGGGGAGTCCGGGCAACAGCACGCACCCGGACGCGACCTGTGAGCATTCGGGCAGCGACGGCCGCGTCTGCGACGGCGGGTGCAGCATGACCAGCGCGGGCGGGTTGCTCAGGAATCGGCCCGCCTCGACAAAGCTGTCGTCGACGACGTTGCCGATGGCGACCATCATCCCGACGGTGTCCTCACCGCCCCGATCGGGCCGTCGTTCGACGACCCCGAAGATGGTCGTCGTCGGCAGGAAGCCCGGACGGCAGGCGATCCGGACGGAGCCCACCAGGGTCTGCGTCCACTCCAGGGTCGATTCCGGCCAGCGGCCGGAGATGACGATTCCGCCCAGCTTTCCTTCGCGCTGGAACGGGGTGAGGCCGATCGGAATCGACTGCATCGTGAGTCTCCCTCCAGACATGACCACCCGGTGTCAAAAGAATCCACCCGGGACGTGACGTCGACAACTCGAATCACCGTGTTGTGACGGTTCTTTAACATGCGAACGACGTCTCGCCGGTCCGTCGACCTCGACTGCCCCGGGGTCGCATGCGGACACCAGGCACACTGGACCGGTGAAGAACTCGCCCCCGCTGCGGCCGATGGAGTTCGCGTCCGTTGCGATCTTCGGCGGCCTGACTGTCGCGGCGGTCGTCATCGCCTCGGTCATCCCGCTGGCCCAGGCGGCCGGATTGCTCGCCCCGGTGCCCCTTGCGCTGATCGCTGCCCGGACGCGCCCGCGCGCCCTCATCACCGCCACCGTCGCGACCACCGCGGTCGCCTTCGCCATGGCCGGAACCGGTGCGATGGCCACCGTGCTCGGGTCGGCGTTGATCGGCGGACTGGTCGGCGACATCAAACGACGCGGCCGCGGACTCGGGGTCCTGGGTCTCGCGACGCTGGTGGCGTCGCCGCTGATCGGCGGCATCTCGGTGCTGGTGCTGCTCGTGCTGGTGCCGTTGCGCAACCTGACCATCGAGGCGATGACCAACTCGCTGCACGGTGTGGCCAAGTGGCTGCACGGGTGGGGGCCGACCGACGCCTTCGGCAACGGACTCGACGCCATGAGCCGCAGCATCGCCGACGACTGGTGGGTGTGGGTCTGGGTGTCGGGCACCATCGGCACCGCGATCTCGCTGCTCGTCGCCTGGTGGATTCTCGGTTCCGTGATCGCCCGTCTGCGGGACGTGCCCAGCGAGGACACCCTCGCCTCCGATCTCCGTCCGCTCGCCGCCGGCGCGGACTCCGCAGAGATCGCGCCCCTTCCGGTCGCCGTCGAAGGTGTCGGGTTCGCCTACCGTGCCGGGTCGCCGCCTGTCCTGCACGACATCGACCTGCGGATCGACCCGGGGGAGTTCGTGGCGGTCGTCGGCGCCAACGGCTCCGGCAAGTCCACGCTGGCGAAGATCCTGGCCGGCCGGAACCCCACCACCGGCGCGGTCCACCGGCCCGGGCTCCCCGGCCTCGGCGCGCACGGCGGAACCGCACTCGTCCTGCAGCGGCCGGAGATCCAGATGCTGGGTTCACGCGTCGCCGACGACGTGGTGTGGGGTCTGCCGCCGGGCGCCGATGTCGACGTCGAGGCGCTGCTCGCCGAGGTCGGCCTCAGCGGTCTCGGCGACCGGGAGACCACCGACCTGTCGGGTGGTCAGCAGCAGCGCCTGGCGATCGCCGCGGCGCTCGCGCGGGACCCGCAGCTGCTCATCGCCGACGAGGTGACCTCGATGGTCGATCCGGAGGGTCGCGGACAGCTCCTGCACCTGCTGGCGTCACTGCCGCGGCGGCGCGGGATCGCCGTCGTGCTCATCACCCATCGCGGCAGCGAGGCCGCGGCGGCCGACCGCGTCATCCATCTCGCCGGTGGGCGCGTGGTGCCGCATCCGCCGGAGTGGATGCCCGACCGCACCACCGACCTCGACGATCGGGCAGGCGCCGCGGCGTCGTCGGGACCACTGGACCGCGGTCTGCGGATCGGCGGTCCCCTGCTGGTTCTCGATCACGTCGGGTACGCGCATCTCCCGGGATCGCCGTGGGAGGTCGTCGCGCTCGAGGACATCAACCTGACCGTGTATCGCGGTGAGGGGCTGCTCATCGTCGGCGGTAACGGGTCGGGGAAGACGACTCTCGCGTGGATCATGGCGGGTCTGCTGCCTCCGCGGACCGGAACCTGCCGTCTCCTCGAGGTCTACGAAAAGGTCCATCCGGGAGCGGGTTTCGACTCCGGAACACCGATGACCGAGCGCGTCGGCGCGGTCGGGCTCGGATTCCAGCATGCCCGCCTGCAACTGCAGAAGGTCACCGTCGGCGACGAGATCATGGCTGCGGGCGGTGAGAAGGTCGGCACCGCGGAGGTGGCCCGCGTACTCGAACTCGTCGGGCTGCCACGCCAGATGGCCACCACCAAGGTCGACGCGCTGTCCGGTGGGCAGATGCGCCGCGTCGTGCTCGCCGGACTCGTCGCGCGGCATCCCGACATCCTTGTGCTCGACGAGCCGCTGGCCGGGCTCGATCCGCCGGCCCGCGAGGAGATCGTCGCGCTGCTCGCCCGGCTGCGCGCCGGCGGCATGACCATCGTGATCATCTCGCACGACTTCGAGTCGCTCGACGCGGTGTGCACCCGTCGCGTCCGGCTCGTCGACGGCCGGCTGCTGCCCGACTCACATCCCATGATCGACCAGACTCCCGGCTGGGACGGAGGGGCCCGATGACAATGCGAACCGTCCCGCTGCGGCAGGTGCCGGGCGACTCCTTCGTTCACCGGCTGTGGGCGGGTACCAAGCTGGTGATCGTGCTGATCCTCGGCATCATGACCTGGGTGTTGCCGTCATGGCCCGCGCTCGGCATGGTGGCCGCGGTGGTCGTGCTGACCGCGTTGGTGGCCGGGATCCCGTTGGGCGCCATCCCTCGTCCGCCCTGGTGGTTCTGGGGTCTGATCGGCGTCGGCGTCGCGTTCAACGCCTCGTTCGCCGGCGTCAGCGGTGCGCTCGTGTTCTTGCGCGCCATCACCCTCGCCCTCGTCCTCGTCGCGAGTTCGATCCTCGTCATCTGGACCACCCCGATGGCCGACGTCGCCCCCGCCCTCGCGCGGCTGATGCGACCCCTGCGGTGGCTGCGCCTGCCCGTCGACGAGTGGGCGGTGGCAATAGCGTTGTGCCTGCGCGGACTTCCGTTGCTGATCGAGGAATTGCGCATGCTGCGGGCAGCCCATCGGTTACGCCCGACGGCGAAGGGCCGCAGCGATCACCCGTCGGCGGAGATGGGGATCATGGACCTCATCACCGCCGCGATGTCGTCGGCACTACGACGCAGTGCGGAGATGTCCGAGGCGATCACCGCCCGCGGCGGAACCGGCAGGCTGACTGCGCATCCCGACGGGCCGGGACGCGCAGACGTGGTGGCGCTCATCGTGATCGTGGTGGCGTGTGGCGTGGCGGTCGGTGTCACGCTGGCGCTCTGACCTCTTCTCGCAGACGACGAACGGCGCCGATCACCCGAAGGTGACCGGCGCCGTTGGTGTTTGGCTGCTACCCGAGATCAGGCAGGCACGATCAGGCCGCTGCCCTGGCTCTTGGCGCGGGCGAGACGCTCTCCGGCGTCGGCCCAGTTGACCACGTTCCACCAAGCCTTGACGTAGTCCGGCTTGACGTTCTGGTAGTCGAGGTAGAAGGCGTGTTCCCACATGTCGAGCATGACGACCGGGATGATCGCCGCGGGGATGTTGCCGCTCTGGTCGGTCAGCTGCAGGATGACCAGCTTGCCGCCGATGGTGTCGTAGCCCAGGATCGCCCAGCCCGAACCCTGCAGGGTGGTGGCGGCGGCGGTGAAGTGGGCCTTGAACTTGTCGAAGCCACCGAACTGCTCGGTGATCGCGGCCGCGAGGTCACCCTCGGGCTCGCCGCCGCCGTTGGGCGACAGGTTCTTCCAGAAGATCGAGTGGTTGGTGTGACCACCCAGGTGGAACGACAGGGTGGCGGAGAGCCCGTAGACCTTGCCGGCGATGCTGTCGTCGTCGCGGGCCGCGGCCAGCTTCTCCAGGGTGTCGTTGGCGCCCTTGACGTAGGTCGCGTGGTGCTTGCTGTGGTGGAGCTCCATGATCCTGCCGGAGATGTGCGGTTCCAGTGCCGCGTAGTCGTAATCCAGATCCGGCAAGGTGTATTCAGCCACGATGTTCCTCTCTGAGGTGCTGCTCGTTTCCCTGTACACACGCGGGGCCGTCGGCTGGGCCGGGCCACGCGGATGCGTCCAGCCTTCCCCAGAGCATGGGTGATTGCAACAATCGCGCCCCAACAAACGTCAAGTGCGGTTGATGTCTTGGGGGCGTCGTGCCCGCAGAACGCCGGTGTCAGACGCGTGTGTCGAAGACTCAGATCAGCGCCAGGGCAATGATGATCACCAGGAGCGCGAGGATGGTCCAGGCGATGGTGCGGCAGCTTCGCGCCACGTCGTAGTTGGCCCGCGGCGTGCTGCGCGGTGTCTGCAGGGCGCCTCGACTCTGTCCGCTCGCGTGCGTCGCCATCGTCGCCCCTCGATTGGTGGATATGCCGACCGCCACTGTTCTCCTACGACGCACGACAGGCTGTCAGTGACCGGCATCACAGGAAGTGGGATGTGACCGCCATCATAAACAGACTTCGACGGTCGGCTCAACCCATGAGCACAAAGCCCCTTGCCCTTCACGCGTAGACTTGCCGCATGTCTTGGCTCGACCAGCTCTTTGCCGCAGGTTCGCACAAGCAGGATCTCATCGCCGCCGATGCGGCCCTGCCGGGGCGTGCCACCGAGATCACCGTCCCCGGAGACCATCTGATCCTGAAGACGCCCATGCGCGGGCGGCCCGAGGCTGACGGCTCCTACGCGGCCGGTGGGATCGGCCGGTTCGACGACGGACTCGCGGCAGTGGTCTTGGCAGGTGGGTGCTTCTGGGGTATCGAGGAGATCTTCTGGCAGATCCCCGGCGTTCACACCACCGCGGTGGGTTATGCCGGCGGGTACACGCCCAACCCCACATATGAGGAGACCTGCACGGCACGCACCGGGCACACCGAGTCGGCGCTCGTCGTCTTCGACCCCGCCGTGATCGACCTCGAGGGCATCCTCAAGATCTTCTGGGAATCGCACGATCCCACCCAGGAGATGCGCCAGGGCAATGACATCGGCACGCAGTACCGTTCGGCGGTCTACACGATGTCCGCCGACGACGCCGACACCGTCCGCAAGACCGCGGCCACGTATCAAACCGCGCTGGACGCGGCGGGCGCCGGTTCGATCGCCACCGAGATCGCACCGCTGGCCGAGGCGGGCGACGGCCACTTCTACTACGCCGAGGATCATCACCAGCAGTACCTCGCCAAGAATCCGCACGGGTATCGCTGTCACGCCGCGACCGGTGTCGGTTATCCCGGCTGAGATGGCGGTGCCGGATCACGCTTTCCGACCCGATCGACGTCGAGAGTCGCGGTGACCGAACCGATCACCCTGCGGCAGTGGAACCGCACGCTGCTGCAACGTCAGCACCTCCTCACGCGTGTCGACGACGACGCCATCGAGGTCCTCGACCGATGTGTCGGTCTGCAATCGCAGGATCCGCGAGCGGCCTTCTTCGGGTTGTGGTCGCGCATCGAGGATTTCGATCCACTCGAACTCGACGAGCTGCTCACCGATCGTGAGGTGGTGCGGATCGCGCTGCTGCGTTCGACGATCTTTCTCATCGACGCCGAGGACGCGCGCTGGATCCGCCCGCTCGCCGAGCCGATCCTGCAACGCGAGCTGACCGAGGCCCACCTGCCGAGACTGACCGGCGCCGACCCGCACCAGATCGTCGCCGACGCCGCCGAGCTTCTCGCCGGCCGTGAGCTCAGCGGCTCCGACCTCGGTAAGGAATTGGTCACCCGGCATCCGGAGGAGAACCCCTCCACACTCACCGGCATCGCCCGGTGCGGTCTGCCGTTGGTCCAGGTGCCGCCGCGAGGGCTGTGGCGTGGTCGCGGCGAGCCGACGTACCGGCTGTTCGACGAGTGGGTCGGTCCCGGCGAGCCCGCGGTCGACGGCGACGACGCACGTGCCGACCTGATCCGGCTGTATCTCCGCGGTTTCGGTCCGGCGACGGCCAAGGCCATCCACACATGGTCGGGACTCACGGGACTGCGGCCACTGCTCGACAAGCTCGAGGCGGATTGGGAACTCGTCCGCCTGACCGGTCCGCACGGAGAGGTCCTCTACGATCTCGACGGAATCGGACTCGCCGACCCCGACACCCCCGCCCCGGCGCGCCTCGTGGCACCGTTCGACCATGTCATCGGCGCGCAGGCCGACCGCATCCGTGTCGCCGACCCGGAGTTGTTCCGACGCACCGTGACACCCAACGGACGATCTCCGGGCTTCGTGCTCGTCGACGGATTCCTCGCGGGCACATGGCATCTCGATGCTGATGACGCCGTCGACGTCCGGTATCTGAGCAAGGTCACCGCGGCACAGCGCCGCGACGTCGACGTGGAGGTCGACCGGCTCCGTGAACTCCTCGACGGCGCCTGACCTGCTTTCGCGGCGTGCGCACCAAGCTCCCAGCCCGGGACGCCTTTTTCCACTGTGGAGTTGTCAATGGTCGTGCGCGGTCACGGGTTTCGCGACCGCTTGTTGCGGCAGTATGGTCCGCTATGCGGCTCATACTGCCGCAAGAGTGTGGGCTGTCAGGCGGCGTCGTCGAGTCGCATGGTGCGGCGGTTGTAGGCGGGGAGCGGTCGGCGTTGTGGGTCGATGTCGGCGGGCGGGATCAGCCAGGGGTGGCGGTCGAAGCCGAGGACGACGTCCCAGCCGTTGTGGTGGACCTGGGTGTGGCAACGCTGGCAGAGGAGACATCCGTTGTCCAGGGAGGTGTCCCCGTCGTCGGCCCAATGCCGCAGATGGTGTACCTGGGTATGTGACGGTGGCGCACCACATTTGACGCAACACCCATCGCGCACGATGACAGCTTTGCGTAATGCGGGCGGGAAGATCCGTTTCTCGTGCCCCATCTGTAGCGGCACGGTCTCGCCGTCGATGATCACCTCCGTCAGAGTCCCGTCGCAGGAGAGGGCGCGGGCGGTGGCGTCGGTGATGGTGCCGGTCCACGGCAACGCGCTCATGTCTGTGGCGTCGGCGGG
It contains:
- a CDS encoding peptidase; this translates as MQSIPIGLTPFQREGKLGGIVISGRWPESTLEWTQTLVGSVRIACRPGFLPTTTIFGVVERRPDRGGEDTVGMMVAIGNVVDDSFVEAGRFLSNPPALVMLHPPSQTRPSLPECSQVASGCVLLPGLPQLGLEHRAGWAEAEADGTVVNLRNQIGIDPNADPDTAVLAMLLAA
- a CDS encoding ABC transporter ATP-binding protein, whose product is MKNSPPLRPMEFASVAIFGGLTVAAVVIASVIPLAQAAGLLAPVPLALIAARTRPRALITATVATTAVAFAMAGTGAMATVLGSALIGGLVGDIKRRGRGLGVLGLATLVASPLIGGISVLVLLVLVPLRNLTIEAMTNSLHGVAKWLHGWGPTDAFGNGLDAMSRSIADDWWVWVWVSGTIGTAISLLVAWWILGSVIARLRDVPSEDTLASDLRPLAAGADSAEIAPLPVAVEGVGFAYRAGSPPVLHDIDLRIDPGEFVAVVGANGSGKSTLAKILAGRNPTTGAVHRPGLPGLGAHGGTALVLQRPEIQMLGSRVADDVVWGLPPGADVDVEALLAEVGLSGLGDRETTDLSGGQQQRLAIAAALARDPQLLIADEVTSMVDPEGRGQLLHLLASLPRRRGIAVVLITHRGSEAAAADRVIHLAGGRVVPHPPEWMPDRTTDLDDRAGAAASSGPLDRGLRIGGPLLVLDHVGYAHLPGSPWEVVALEDINLTVYRGEGLLIVGGNGSGKTTLAWIMAGLLPPRTGTCRLLEVYEKVHPGAGFDSGTPMTERVGAVGLGFQHARLQLQKVTVGDEIMAAGGEKVGTAEVARVLELVGLPRQMATTKVDALSGGQMRRVVLAGLVARHPDILVLDEPLAGLDPPAREEIVALLARLRAGGMTIVIISHDFESLDAVCTRRVRLVDGRLLPDSHPMIDQTPGWDGGAR
- a CDS encoding energy-coupling factor transporter transmembrane component T family protein, encoding MTMRTVPLRQVPGDSFVHRLWAGTKLVIVLILGIMTWVLPSWPALGMVAAVVVLTALVAGIPLGAIPRPPWWFWGLIGVGVAFNASFAGVSGALVFLRAITLALVLVASSILVIWTTPMADVAPALARLMRPLRWLRLPVDEWAVAIALCLRGLPLLIEELRMLRAAHRLRPTAKGRSDHPSAEMGIMDLITAAMSSALRRSAEMSEAITARGGTGRLTAHPDGPGRADVVALIVIVVACGVAVGVTLAL
- a CDS encoding superoxide dismutase; the encoded protein is MAEYTLPDLDYDYAALEPHISGRIMELHHSKHHATYVKGANDTLEKLAAARDDDSIAGKVYGLSATLSFHLGGHTNHSIFWKNLSPNGGGEPEGDLAAAITEQFGGFDKFKAHFTAAATTLQGSGWAILGYDTIGGKLVILQLTDQSGNIPAAIIPVVMLDMWEHAFYLDYQNVKPDYVKAWWNVVNWADAGERLARAKSQGSGLIVPA
- the msrA gene encoding peptide-methionine (S)-S-oxide reductase MsrA; this translates as MSWLDQLFAAGSHKQDLIAADAALPGRATEITVPGDHLILKTPMRGRPEADGSYAAGGIGRFDDGLAAVVLAGGCFWGIEEIFWQIPGVHTTAVGYAGGYTPNPTYEETCTARTGHTESALVVFDPAVIDLEGILKIFWESHDPTQEMRQGNDIGTQYRSAVYTMSADDADTVRKTAATYQTALDAAGAGSIATEIAPLAEAGDGHFYYAEDHHQQYLAKNPHGYRCHAATGVGYPG
- a CDS encoding winged helix DNA-binding domain-containing protein; the encoded protein is MTEPITLRQWNRTLLQRQHLLTRVDDDAIEVLDRCVGLQSQDPRAAFFGLWSRIEDFDPLELDELLTDREVVRIALLRSTIFLIDAEDARWIRPLAEPILQRELTEAHLPRLTGADPHQIVADAAELLAGRELSGSDLGKELVTRHPEENPSTLTGIARCGLPLVQVPPRGLWRGRGEPTYRLFDEWVGPGEPAVDGDDARADLIRLYLRGFGPATAKAIHTWSGLTGLRPLLDKLEADWELVRLTGPHGEVLYDLDGIGLADPDTPAPARLVAPFDHVIGAQADRIRVADPELFRRTVTPNGRSPGFVLVDGFLAGTWHLDADDAVDVRYLSKVTAAQRRDVDVEVDRLRELLDGA